AGGTTTATTAACTAACAATGataaacaatcaataaaagcaaaatgtgagtaatgaacaaaacaaaaggaatAAACTAATGACTATATGCTATATGATCTAATGAATGGAAAGATGATGAATGGTAGTATTAGATGGAGGTTTTGGGTTCCACTGTAATGATATTAAAAAGGAGAATTAAAGGAAATTAATACTTTAGGTTTCATTCAGTTAAGCCAGTGGTTCCCAAAGTGGGGGTCGCGAAATATTTTccataaatcaaataaatttggaaaaattaaaattcagaaaaattcagcCATAATTGTAAAAATTAATGTTTAGAAACATGGtagttaaaattaaaataaaactatagatTTCCCTCCTGAGGTGATTACGACTGATTAACGACAGCATCATTTGCAGGTGTCAGGTCACTTTATGGCTCCACAGTATACATCACAAAGCGGACCAGTAGATTTTCTCTGAACTAGCTCATTGATGATTTTTTGctgatttttcaaaatgaaacgtTGGTTAATACCGagcaaagaaaagacagagaggccagcggaggaggcagagaggccagaggaggaggcggagagggcagagaagccggcggagagggcagagaagccagaggagagggcagCGGAAAGGGTAGAGAGGGCAGtggagagggtagagaagccagcggagagggcagagaggccggcggagagggtagagaagccgGCGGAGAGGGTAGCAGAGGGGAGCGGAGAATCGCCTTGGCCATCGACCTCTGGCGCGGGAAGAGGAGCCCCGCCATAAGGGGGTCCATAAGCAGTCGGATCAGCCTTCCTCCAAGTGTCACAAGTATCGAGAGGAATATTTACAATATGGATTCACATGCGTTGTTGTCAACGAAATACAACATCCCCAATGTGTAGTGTGTACAGAGGTGCTTGCACATGAGAGCCTAAAGCCCGTAAAAATGCTCAGACACATGAACACTAAGCACCCCTCTCTTGCCGCTAAACCGACAGATTTTTTCCGCAGAAAGGAGAAAGAGTTGCAAGGCCAAAAGAAAATCCTAATTAACCAAACAACAATCCCGACCAAGCTCAGAAGGCTTCATATGAGGTGGCATATTTAATTGCACAGGCAAAAAAGCCGCACACAATCGGGGAAACACTAATAAAACCAGCTGCCATCGCTATGAGTCATGCAATGCATGGGCATAAACTGGCCAGTGAGCTGGAATCAGTACCGCTGTCTGACGGGACCATTTCCCGGCGCATCACCGATATGGCCCAGGACATAAAGAGTCAGCTGATTGACAGAGTGAAGAAAGGGAAATATGCTTTACAGTTAGACGAATCCACGGATGTATCAAACTGTGCCCAGCTGCTTGTTTTCGTTAGATATAGTTTTGATGGAAAACTTAACGAGGACCTGCTATTTTGCGCCCCGCTGGAGGGAACATGCAAAGGCGAGGACATGTTCACAAAACTTgacaacaaactgaaaaaagaggGACTGTCTTGGGATGAATGCATCGGTGTGTGTACAGACGGTGCTGCAGCAATGctggggaaaaagaaaggacTTAAAGCAAGAGTCTTACAAGTGGCGCCCCACATAAAATTCATGCACTGTATTATCCACAGAGAAGCTCTTGCGAGTAAAACGCTCGACCCAGAGCTGAAAATTGTTCTTGAGACTGCAATAAAAATGATCAACCACATTAAATCGCGTCCACTCAACACCAGGCTGTTTGCCACTCTCTGCAACGAACTGGGATTGCAGCATGAGGGCCTGCTGTTCCACACAGAAGTCAGATGGCTTTCGCGGGGAAATGTTCTCAGCCGCCTGTTTGAGCTGCGGGACGAGGTGCGTTTATTTCTGATGGAGCATGGGTCCCAGCTCACTGACCACCTGACTGACCCTGACTGGTTAACAAGGCTAGCGAATCTGTCTTGCATTTTTGACCGACTGAATGGACTTAACCTGTCATTGCAAGGTGAAAACACAAGCATCATGTCAATGAGTGATAAAATCCGCGCATTCAAGAGAAAAGTGGATCGCTGGACTGCACGAGTTGAAATGGGCAGGATTGACATGTTTCCTGAGCTGGACGAATTCATGGAGGAAAATGATCTGAGTGTTCACATTGTGAAGAAGTCTATCACTACCCACCTTCAAGCCCTCCTGGAACACTTTGACAAGTATTTCCCTGAGGAAACGGCTCCGGAACAATATGACTGGATAAGATCACCATTCACTGTAACCACCGCAAGTCATCTGTCAGCCTGCATGGAGGATGCACTGGTTGAGCTGTCATGTGACCGCACTTTAGAGACAGATTTCAATTCCAAGACGCTTGCTGAGTTCTGGATTTCAGTCGAGAGGGAACATCCACAGCTATCCAAGGCCGCGATGGACGTACTGACGCCGTTTGGCTCCACATACCTGTGCGAAAAAACTTTCTCTGCACtgacatatattaaaaataaatacaggtcGCGTCTTAATGTGGAGGATGATCTCCGTGTGGCCGTCTCCACAATTAAACCAAGAATGGACTTGCTGTGTTCCGCGCATAGCGCGCATCCATCTCATTAGATGAGATTAGCGGTGAAACATAGTtgccaaaatgtaaatttgcgCAGTAACAATGTACATTTACAACAGTTTGTGGATATTACCCTGACTGAGATATTCTTCTgttaaaatggaaattaaagTAATGTTTCAAAGTTAAGTTTGCACATGACAGCAATAATGTGCACTCATGTTACATGTATATTATTTTGACTGAGGTATTCTGCTTTTATCATATAGTAAATTTCTATATGTAAAATCATAACAGGCTGCTCTGTTCTTTTGTGTTGTCGTTAAGCCTGTGTTTGGATAAGCCTAGTGCGTATGGCCGGTGcgcacattttattttattttttgagtcACATCCGGGGATTGTGGGGGTCGCCAGTCTCTGGCACGGTTATTTTGGGGGTCGCGGGTTGAAAAGTTTGGGAACCCCTGAGTTAAGCTCTTAACCTAACACCAGACTGATTAAATGAGAGATTGTTTAGTCAGCCTACTTTTCAGATGCCGAACCGTCTATTCTATACTGGCAGATACGTCACTTGTATTGTTAGACTGATAGGGAACACAAAGACTCCAGATTGAGGGTGATTTACTAAAATCTCATCAAAGTTGTAAAGCACTTGGAGCATTTAGCCTGCATGTGCACTGGTCAACTCAAACAATGACAGGAGTCAGAACACCGTCAACTGTCCATGGTTCAGAATTTTTGGTGGAGTTCAGTGGGATACGATCTCGTTGGGGTTGGTGCGGTACCGGTCAGCTGGCCTGGGCGGCTGCTTGTTCCTGATCCGGTCTCTGGAGGTTGTCTCTCAGATTCAGGGTGCTTTTTGGTGATGATGAGCGCAACTGATTTAACTCTGTTTGTTGCTCAATAAACTTTAAAAGTCGGAGCTGGCCAGGCGTCAAACTCTCAAAGTCCGCGAAACAGAGTGAAACTCATCAAAAAGTATTAAATGTCTTTGGTTGACTTTAGCTAATAGGCATCAAAAAGAAGAGAATTGAGCTTCAGCTTGAAGGCACAAAAGCTTGTGGACTTcgaaaaaactacaaaaaccgAGTGTGTCTAAGTTTTGAGTGACGCCGCAGAAAAATAATTAAGAGGTTATAATTGATCGATCAAAAGGTAAAGCAAAAATAGAGGAATAGTTGGCAGGTTAAGATAAGGAAAGTAAAGCTGAGAAAAAGACAAGACACTGGACTTGCGTGTCCGGCCATTTGTCCGAAGGAGTTTGGTTTAGGGCAGGGATCCTCAAACCGCGGACTCCAGTCCGCATCAGGACCGCGGGACAACTATCTGCGGACCCTGGTCTAAtcttaaaaaagacaaatcttgcataaaatattattattaaatgcgAGTGTTCGCGTGACTCGGAATTTATCAGTTTTATTGCTGGTATGGATGTTTGACTCCAGTCCTTCACCGTGTGTATTTTGGTCTCCATGCCAACAAtgcgctaaccctaacccacattTGTACTTCTGCTTttgaaacagtttgttaaccagTCAATAATAGAAGAGAAGACTTGAAGACTCGACTTTGATTGTAATGGTTCCAAGTTCAAAAGAAAGGTAGACACTGAAAATAGACAATTTAAAGCCGAATGGACTGAACAATATGCGTTCATTCTCCCGCCAACGAGTTCAAGACCAATGTGTTTAACatgcccctgttttttatgctgttagcctaaacgacatgccaaagttgtgagcagcacagatcccacatagtttgagactcagagatgtgtctggtatcattggaaaggaaacactctcaggattcttgtaaaagtgtctgtgtgattctgtgacttactgacaaagagtggcagaggttacaatgatggggttatttactcgccc
This genomic interval from Scomber japonicus isolate fScoJap1 chromosome 17, fScoJap1.pri, whole genome shotgun sequence contains the following:
- the LOC128376906 gene encoding zinc finger BED domain-containing protein 5-like; protein product: MSHAMHGHKLASELESVPLSDGTISRRITDMAQDIKSQLIDRVKKGKYALQLDESTDVSNCAQLLVFVRYSFDGKLNEDLLFCAPLEGTCKGEDMFTKLDNKLKKEGLSWDECIGVCTDGAAAMLGKKKGLKARVLQVAPHIKFMHCIIHREALASKTLDPELKIVLETAIKMINHIKSRPLNTRLFATLCNELGLQHEGLLFHTEVRWLSRGNVLSRLFELRDEVRLFLMEHGSQLTDHLTDPDWLTRLANLSCIFDRLNGLNLSLQGENTSIMSMSDKIRAFKRKVDRWTARVEMGRIDMFPELDEFMEENDLSVHIVKKSITTHLQALLEHFDKYFPEETAPEQYDWIRSPFTVTTASHLSACMEDALVELSCDRTLETDFNSKTLAEFWISVEREHPQLSKAAMDSYFSVMKQLIAQTKSVRDVGQLGKAELFIQFAPTVT